A part of Oncorhynchus gorbuscha isolate QuinsamMale2020 ecotype Even-year linkage group LG09, OgorEven_v1.0, whole genome shotgun sequence genomic DNA contains:
- the LOC124044041 gene encoding mitogen-activated protein kinase kinase kinase kinase 4-like isoform X14 produces the protein MANESPAKSLVDIDLASLRDPAGIFELVEVVGNGTYGQVYKGRHVKTGQLAAIKVMDVTEDEEEEIKLEINMLKKYSHHRNIATYYGAFIKKSPPGHDDQLWLVMEFCGAGSITDLVKNTKGNTLKEDWIAYISREILRGLAHLHAHHVIHRDIKGQNVLLTENAEVKLVDFGVSAQLDRTVGRRNTFIGTPYWMAPEVIACDENPDATYDYRSDLWSTGITAIEMAEGAPPLCDMHPMRALFLIPRNPPPRLKSKKWSKKFCSFIEGSLVKNYTQRPPTDQLLKHPFIRDQPNERQVRIQLKDHIDRTKKKRGEKDDTEYEYSGSEEEEEEAQEQEGEPSSIVNQPGESTLRRDFIRLQQENKERSEALRRQQLLQEQQLREQEEYKRQLLAERQKRIEQQKEQRRRLEEQQRREREMRRQQEREQRRREQDDKRRMEEVERRRKEEEERRRAEEEKRRADREQEYIRRQLEEEQRHLEILQQQLLHEQAMQLVRPNSEHKWKELEEQRMAQKLQQQDQSYLLLLQQQPKSLSPATNRPQSPQQLLIQEKTKSPQQLTSDPKGPATIGEADERYRKNIQGSPQAAQVKVQPPVPPRAAETVTNGNAPAMHRPMEAQPPFQLNSFTVRRNVGAVLCPLMMT, from the exons ggCCGACATGTCAAGACAGGACAACTGGCGGCCATCAAGGTCATGGATGTCACAGAG gatgaagaagaggagatTAAACTGGAGATTAATATGCTGAAGAAGTACTCCCACCACAGAAACATAGCCACCTATTACGGAGCCTTCATCAAGAAGAGCCCACCAGGACATGACGACCAGCTATGG CTGGTGATGGAGTTCTGTGGTGCAGGCTCTATCACAGACCTGGTGAAAAACACCAAGGGCAACACACTGAAGGAGGACTGGATCGCCTACATCTCCCGTGAGATCCTCAGG GGGTTGGCTCACCTGCACGCCCACCATGTGATCCACCGTGACATCAAGGGCCAGAACGTGCTGCTGACTGAGAACGCTGAGGTCAAACTGG tgGATTTTGGTGTGAGCGCCCAGCTGGACCGGACAGTGGGCCGGAGGAACACCTTCATCGGGACACCCTATTGGATGGCGCCGGAGGTCATTGCCTGCGACGAGAACCCAGACGCCACCTACGACTACAGA AGTGACTTGTGGTCCACTGGAATCACAGCTATAGAGATGGCTGAGGGAGCTCCTC cACTGTGCGATATGCATCCAATGAGAGCGCTCTTCCTCATCCCCAGAAACCCTCCTCCTCGACTCAAGTCAAAGAAATG GTCTAAGAAGTTTTGCAGCTTCATTGAAGGCTCCCTGGTGAAGAACTATACCCAGCGCCCCCCCACCGACCAGCTGCTGAAACACCCCTTCATCAGGGACCAGCCCAACGAGAGGCAGGTCCGCATCCAGCTCAAAGACCACATCGACCGCaccaagaagaagagaggggagaagg aTGATACAGAGTATGAGTACAGTGGGagtgaagaagaagaggaggaagctCAGGAGCAAGAGGGGGAGCCCAG CTCTATAGTGAACCAGCCAGGGGAATCAACCCTGCGTAGGGACTTCATCCGTCTGCAGCAGGAGAACAAGGAGCGCTCGGAGGCCCTGCGCAGACAGCAGCTCTTGCAGGAGCAGCAGCTCCGGGAGCAGGAGGAGTACAAGCGCCAACTACTGGCAGAGAGGCAGAAACGCATCGAGCAGCAGAAAGAGCAAaggaggaggctggaggag CAACAGCGTCGCGAGCGGGAgatgaggagacagcaggagcgtgAGCAGCGGCGCCGCGAGCAGGATGACAAGAGGCGTATGGAGGAGGTTGAACGCCGgcgtaaagaggaggaggagcgcaggagggcagaggaggagaagaggagggctgACCGCGAGCAG GAGTACATCCGTCGCCAgttggaggaggagcagaggcaCCTGGAGATCCTGCAGCAGCAGCTGCTCCACGAACAGGCCATGCAGCTGGTGAGACCAAACTCT GAGCACAAGTGGAAGGAGCTGGAGGAGCAGCGTATGGCCCAGAAGCTCCAACAGCAGGATCAGTCCTACCTACTGCTTCTCCAACAGCAGCCCAAATCCCTGTCGCCAGCCACCAACAGGCCTCAGTCCCCACAGCAACTGTTGATTCAAGAGAAGACCAAGTCCCCACAGCAACTGACTTCTGACCCCAAAGGCCCCGCCACAATCGGAGAG GCCGATGAGAGGTACCGTAAGAACATCCAAGGATCTCCCCAGGCTGCCCAGGTTAAGGTCCAGCCCCCAGTTCCTCCCCGCGCCGCAGAGACCGTCACTAATGGAAACGCGCCCGCCATGCACAGACCGATGGAAGCCCAG CCTCCGTTCCAGCTGAATTCTTTCACTGTGCGGAGAAATGTGGGCGCTGTTCTctgtcccttaatgatgacataG